A genomic window from Betta splendens chromosome 24, fBetSpl5.4, whole genome shotgun sequence includes:
- the tab2 gene encoding TGF-beta-activated kinase 1 and MAP3K7-binding protein 2 isoform X1 → MAQGSHQIDIQVLHDLRQKFPEVPEGVVSQCVLQNNNNLDACCEYLSKVSPGYLYSEEGNLSFSDDPGFSRLRNHMTQLNLVPQSQNVHVAPIRDNLRMNGSRTLVHSLSDGPLQTGQVPNSDFFSHEPQSAPVQVPSSLSGFGVMEPTRKPQPPQHLGLCPMGVKGTAMGGQQMPRFNPITVTLAPNIQTGRNTPTSLHIHGGPQPGVSSPQGNSIYIRPYLSQSGTSRQNQQQGSRAQYSPTSQPQQQIFQVSHPPSLSGSWSGSSHTSQHQTSHVYMPISSPTNSQAPPFIPSGGQPSSAVSSCSSSVMPISQYNIQNISTGPRKNQIEIKLESPQRSNSTATAVLRTSSGPRSSSTSSSCPSSSSSSTGVAAVPTTPLSIGGQGLSRSQPTVYISASPPTAAITPSDEAVMASAGSRAQPKFYISANASSDDSGGRNPPTVYISANPPLQGPSGPRAMAGQVSMGSTYIHHHPPKTRSSVGGGSTASSPRVVVTQPNTKYTFKITVSPNKPPAVSPGVVSPTFEPTNLLSLPPDHHFVEPDPLHLSDPLSPHMERPSEHRRLSMGSDDAAYTQALLVHQKARMERLWHELELKKKKLEKLKEEVNEMENDLTRRRLERSNSAVQIPSIDEMKQLRSKNRSLQIDIDCLTKEIDLLQAKGPYFNHSAIHNFYDNIGFLGPVPPKPKGTSSIGRRGCRYNVTSELRMKPSCGPSPPLPLDASSENVKPAADQEEEEGAQWNCTACTFLNHPLLNRCEQCEFPRHF, encoded by the exons ATGGCACAGGGAAGCCACCAGATTGACATTCAGGTTTTGCATGACCTGCGCCAGAAGTTCCCAGAAGTCCCAGAGGGTGTTGTTTCTCAGTGTGTTCTGCAG aacaacaacaatttAGACGCTTGCTGTGAGTACTTGTCCAAGGTCAGTCCAGGCTACCTGTACAGTGAGGAGGGAAACCTGAGCTTCTCAGACGACCCCGGCTTCAGTAGGCTCCGTAATCACATGACCCAGCTGAACCTGGTCCCCCAATCTCAGAATGTGCATGTGGCCCCGATTCGGGACAACCTGAGGATGAACGGCAGCCGGACTCTGGTCCACAGCCTGAGTGACGGGCCCCTACAGACAGGCCAGGTCCCCAACAGTGACTTCTTTTCCCACGAGCCCCAGTCCGCTCCAGTGCAGGTGCCCTCCAGTCTCAGTGGATTTGGCGTGATGGAGCCCACACGCAAACCGCAGCCTCCTCAGCACCTTGGACTTTGCCCCATGGGTGTAAAAGGAACAGCAATGGGTGGCCAACAGATGCCCCGCTTCAACCCCATCACCGTGACACTGGCCCCTAACATACAGACAGGACGCAACACCCCAACGTCTTTGCACATACATGGAGGGCCACAGCCGGGGGTGAGCAGTCCACAGGGTAACTCCATTTACATCAGGCCCTATCTTAGTCAGTCTGGTACAAGTCGGCAGAACCAGCAACAGGGCAGCAGGGCGCAATACAGCCCCACGTCCCAGCCCCAGCAGCAAATCTTCCAGGTGTCGCAccccccctctctgtctggctCCTGGTCCGGCTCCTCACATACCTCACAGCACCAGACCTCTCATGTCTACATGCCAATCAGCTCTCCCACAAACTCCCAAGCGCCCCCTTTTATCCCCAGTGGAGGCCAACcctcctccgctgtctcctcatgctcctcctccgtcatgCCCATCAGCCAGTACAACATCCAGAACATCTCAACAGGCCCACGGAAGAATCAGATAGAGATCAAACTTGAATCGCCTCAAAGGAGCAACTCTACAGCTACAGCTGTGCTGCGGACAAGCAGTGGGCCAcgttcttcctccacctcctcctcctgtccttcatcttcctcctcttcaactGGGGTGGCTGCTGTTCCCACCACACCTCTTTCCATTGGAGGCCAGGGCCTGAGCCGCAGCCAACCTACTGTTTACATCTCTGCCAGCCCACCTACTGCTGCTATCACTCCCTCTGATGAAGCAGTCATGGCATCGGCTGGCTCTCGCGCCCAGCCCAAATTTTACATTTCTGCTAATGCCTCCAGTGACGACAGTGGAGGGAGAAACCCTCCCACTGTCTATATCTCAGCCAACCCTCCCTTACAGGGACCATCTGGACCTAGAGCAATGGCCGGCCAAGTGAGCATGGGCTCCACCTACATTCACCACCATCCACCCAAGACCCGTTCCTCTGTGGGAGGTGGCAGTACAGCTTCTTCCCCTCGTGTGGTGGTGACTCAGCCCAACACCAAATATACTTTTAAAATCACCGTGTCCCCCAATAAGCCCCCAGCTGTGTCCCCAGGAGTTGTGTCACCCACCTTTGAGCCCACCAACCTCCTCAGCCTACCCCCAGACCACCACTTTGTGGAGCCCGACCCCCTCCATCTCTCAGACCCGCTTTCACCGCACATGGAGAGGCCGAGTGAGCACCGCAGGCTCAGCATGGGTTCCGATGACGCAGCGTACACACAAG CATTGTTGGTCCACCAGAAGGCCCGCATGGAGAGGCTGTGGCACGAGCTGGAGCTAAAGAAAAAGAAGCTAGAGAAGCTAAAAGAGGAAGTCAACGAGATGGAGAATGACCTGACCAGACGACGGCTTGAGAGATCCAACTCGGCCGTGCAGATTCCCTCT ATTGATGAAATGAAGCAGTTGCGGAGCAAAAACCGGTCACTCCAGATCGACATCGACTGCCTAACCAAAGAAATAGATCTCCTTCAAGCCAAAG GACCATACTTCAATCACAGTGCAATCCATAATTTTTATGACAACATTGGGTTTCTTGGTCCGGTCCCACCCAAACCCAAAGGTACTTCTTCCATAG GCAGGAGAGGGTGTAGATATAATGTGACCTCTGAGCTCAGGATGAAGCCCTCCTGtggcccctcccctcccctgccACTCG ATGCGAGCAGTGAGAATGTGAAGCCAGCTGCcgaccaggaggaggaagagggggcgcAATGGAACTGTACGGCTTGCACCTTCCTCAACCACCCCCTTCTCAACCGCTGTGAACAGTGCGAGTTCCCACGGCACTTCTGA
- the tab2 gene encoding TGF-beta-activated kinase 1 and MAP3K7-binding protein 2 isoform X3: MAQGSHQIDIQVLHDLRQKFPEVPEGVVSQCVLQNNNNLDACCEYLSKVSPGYLYSEEGNLSFSDDPGFSRLRNHMTQLNLVPQSQNVHVAPIRDNLRMNGSRTLVHSLSDGPLQTGQVPNSDFFSHEPQSAPVQVPSSLSGFGVMEPTRKPQPPQHLGLCPMGVKGTAMGGQQMPRFNPITVTLAPNIQTGRNTPTSLHIHGGPQPGVSSPQGNSIYIRPYLSQSGTSRQNQQQGSRAQYSPTSQPQQQIFQVSHPPSLSGSWSGSSHTSQHQTSHVYMPISSPTNSQAPPFIPSGGQPSSAVSSCSSSVMPISQYNIQNISTGPRKNQIEIKLESPQRSNSTATAVLRTSSGPRSSSTSSSCPSSSSSSTGVAAVPTTPLSIGGQGLSRSQPTVYISASPPTAAITPSDEAVMASAGSRAQPKFYISANASSDDSGGRNPPTVYISANPPLQGPSGPRAMAGQVSMGSTYIHHHPPKTRSSVGGGSTASSPRVVVTQPNTKYTFKITVSPNKPPAVSPGVVSPTFEPTNLLSLPPDHHFVEPDPLHLSDPLSPHMERPSEHRRLSMGSDDAAYTQALLVHQKARMERLWHELELKKKKLEKLKEEVNEMENDLTRRRLERSNSAVQIPSIDEMKQLRSKNRSLQIDIDCLTKEIDLLQAKDASSENVKPAADQEEEEGAQWNCTACTFLNHPLLNRCEQCEFPRHF, from the exons ATGGCACAGGGAAGCCACCAGATTGACATTCAGGTTTTGCATGACCTGCGCCAGAAGTTCCCAGAAGTCCCAGAGGGTGTTGTTTCTCAGTGTGTTCTGCAG aacaacaacaatttAGACGCTTGCTGTGAGTACTTGTCCAAGGTCAGTCCAGGCTACCTGTACAGTGAGGAGGGAAACCTGAGCTTCTCAGACGACCCCGGCTTCAGTAGGCTCCGTAATCACATGACCCAGCTGAACCTGGTCCCCCAATCTCAGAATGTGCATGTGGCCCCGATTCGGGACAACCTGAGGATGAACGGCAGCCGGACTCTGGTCCACAGCCTGAGTGACGGGCCCCTACAGACAGGCCAGGTCCCCAACAGTGACTTCTTTTCCCACGAGCCCCAGTCCGCTCCAGTGCAGGTGCCCTCCAGTCTCAGTGGATTTGGCGTGATGGAGCCCACACGCAAACCGCAGCCTCCTCAGCACCTTGGACTTTGCCCCATGGGTGTAAAAGGAACAGCAATGGGTGGCCAACAGATGCCCCGCTTCAACCCCATCACCGTGACACTGGCCCCTAACATACAGACAGGACGCAACACCCCAACGTCTTTGCACATACATGGAGGGCCACAGCCGGGGGTGAGCAGTCCACAGGGTAACTCCATTTACATCAGGCCCTATCTTAGTCAGTCTGGTACAAGTCGGCAGAACCAGCAACAGGGCAGCAGGGCGCAATACAGCCCCACGTCCCAGCCCCAGCAGCAAATCTTCCAGGTGTCGCAccccccctctctgtctggctCCTGGTCCGGCTCCTCACATACCTCACAGCACCAGACCTCTCATGTCTACATGCCAATCAGCTCTCCCACAAACTCCCAAGCGCCCCCTTTTATCCCCAGTGGAGGCCAACcctcctccgctgtctcctcatgctcctcctccgtcatgCCCATCAGCCAGTACAACATCCAGAACATCTCAACAGGCCCACGGAAGAATCAGATAGAGATCAAACTTGAATCGCCTCAAAGGAGCAACTCTACAGCTACAGCTGTGCTGCGGACAAGCAGTGGGCCAcgttcttcctccacctcctcctcctgtccttcatcttcctcctcttcaactGGGGTGGCTGCTGTTCCCACCACACCTCTTTCCATTGGAGGCCAGGGCCTGAGCCGCAGCCAACCTACTGTTTACATCTCTGCCAGCCCACCTACTGCTGCTATCACTCCCTCTGATGAAGCAGTCATGGCATCGGCTGGCTCTCGCGCCCAGCCCAAATTTTACATTTCTGCTAATGCCTCCAGTGACGACAGTGGAGGGAGAAACCCTCCCACTGTCTATATCTCAGCCAACCCTCCCTTACAGGGACCATCTGGACCTAGAGCAATGGCCGGCCAAGTGAGCATGGGCTCCACCTACATTCACCACCATCCACCCAAGACCCGTTCCTCTGTGGGAGGTGGCAGTACAGCTTCTTCCCCTCGTGTGGTGGTGACTCAGCCCAACACCAAATATACTTTTAAAATCACCGTGTCCCCCAATAAGCCCCCAGCTGTGTCCCCAGGAGTTGTGTCACCCACCTTTGAGCCCACCAACCTCCTCAGCCTACCCCCAGACCACCACTTTGTGGAGCCCGACCCCCTCCATCTCTCAGACCCGCTTTCACCGCACATGGAGAGGCCGAGTGAGCACCGCAGGCTCAGCATGGGTTCCGATGACGCAGCGTACACACAAG CATTGTTGGTCCACCAGAAGGCCCGCATGGAGAGGCTGTGGCACGAGCTGGAGCTAAAGAAAAAGAAGCTAGAGAAGCTAAAAGAGGAAGTCAACGAGATGGAGAATGACCTGACCAGACGACGGCTTGAGAGATCCAACTCGGCCGTGCAGATTCCCTCT ATTGATGAAATGAAGCAGTTGCGGAGCAAAAACCGGTCACTCCAGATCGACATCGACTGCCTAACCAAAGAAATAGATCTCCTTCAAGCCAAAG ATGCGAGCAGTGAGAATGTGAAGCCAGCTGCcgaccaggaggaggaagagggggcgcAATGGAACTGTACGGCTTGCACCTTCCTCAACCACCCCCTTCTCAACCGCTGTGAACAGTGCGAGTTCCCACGGCACTTCTGA
- the tab2 gene encoding TGF-beta-activated kinase 1 and MAP3K7-binding protein 2 isoform X2, translating into MAQGSHQIDIQVLHDLRQKFPEVPEGVVSQCVLQNNNNLDACCEYLSKVSPGYLYSEEGNLSFSDDPGFSRLRNHMTQLNLVPQSQNVHVAPIRDNLRMNGSRTLVHSLSDGPLQTGQVPNSDFFSHEPQSAPVQVPSSLSGFGVMEPTRKPQPPQHLGLCPMGVKGTAMGGQQMPRFNPITVTLAPNIQTGRNTPTSLHIHGGPQPGVSSPQGNSIYIRPYLSQSGTSRQNQQQGSRAQYSPTSQPQQQIFQVSHPPSLSGSWSGSSHTSQHQTSHVYMPISSPTNSQAPPFIPSGGQPSSAVSSCSSSVMPISQYNIQNISTGPRKNQIEIKLESPQRSNSTATAVLRTSSGPRSSSTSSSCPSSSSSSTGVAAVPTTPLSIGGQGLSRSQPTVYISASPPTAAITPSDEAVMASAGSRAQPKFYISANASSDDSGGRNPPTVYISANPPLQGPSGPRAMAGQVSMGSTYIHHHPPKTRSSVGGGSTASSPRVVVTQPNTKYTFKITVSPNKPPAVSPGVVSPTFEPTNLLSLPPDHHFVEPDPLHLSDPLSPHMERPSEHRRLSMGSDDAAYTQALLVHQKARMERLWHELELKKKKLEKLKEEVNEMENDLTRRRLERSNSAVQIPSIDEMKQLRSKNRSLQIDIDCLTKEIDLLQAKGPYFNHSAIHNFYDNIGFLGPVPPKPKGTSSIDASSENVKPAADQEEEEGAQWNCTACTFLNHPLLNRCEQCEFPRHF; encoded by the exons ATGGCACAGGGAAGCCACCAGATTGACATTCAGGTTTTGCATGACCTGCGCCAGAAGTTCCCAGAAGTCCCAGAGGGTGTTGTTTCTCAGTGTGTTCTGCAG aacaacaacaatttAGACGCTTGCTGTGAGTACTTGTCCAAGGTCAGTCCAGGCTACCTGTACAGTGAGGAGGGAAACCTGAGCTTCTCAGACGACCCCGGCTTCAGTAGGCTCCGTAATCACATGACCCAGCTGAACCTGGTCCCCCAATCTCAGAATGTGCATGTGGCCCCGATTCGGGACAACCTGAGGATGAACGGCAGCCGGACTCTGGTCCACAGCCTGAGTGACGGGCCCCTACAGACAGGCCAGGTCCCCAACAGTGACTTCTTTTCCCACGAGCCCCAGTCCGCTCCAGTGCAGGTGCCCTCCAGTCTCAGTGGATTTGGCGTGATGGAGCCCACACGCAAACCGCAGCCTCCTCAGCACCTTGGACTTTGCCCCATGGGTGTAAAAGGAACAGCAATGGGTGGCCAACAGATGCCCCGCTTCAACCCCATCACCGTGACACTGGCCCCTAACATACAGACAGGACGCAACACCCCAACGTCTTTGCACATACATGGAGGGCCACAGCCGGGGGTGAGCAGTCCACAGGGTAACTCCATTTACATCAGGCCCTATCTTAGTCAGTCTGGTACAAGTCGGCAGAACCAGCAACAGGGCAGCAGGGCGCAATACAGCCCCACGTCCCAGCCCCAGCAGCAAATCTTCCAGGTGTCGCAccccccctctctgtctggctCCTGGTCCGGCTCCTCACATACCTCACAGCACCAGACCTCTCATGTCTACATGCCAATCAGCTCTCCCACAAACTCCCAAGCGCCCCCTTTTATCCCCAGTGGAGGCCAACcctcctccgctgtctcctcatgctcctcctccgtcatgCCCATCAGCCAGTACAACATCCAGAACATCTCAACAGGCCCACGGAAGAATCAGATAGAGATCAAACTTGAATCGCCTCAAAGGAGCAACTCTACAGCTACAGCTGTGCTGCGGACAAGCAGTGGGCCAcgttcttcctccacctcctcctcctgtccttcatcttcctcctcttcaactGGGGTGGCTGCTGTTCCCACCACACCTCTTTCCATTGGAGGCCAGGGCCTGAGCCGCAGCCAACCTACTGTTTACATCTCTGCCAGCCCACCTACTGCTGCTATCACTCCCTCTGATGAAGCAGTCATGGCATCGGCTGGCTCTCGCGCCCAGCCCAAATTTTACATTTCTGCTAATGCCTCCAGTGACGACAGTGGAGGGAGAAACCCTCCCACTGTCTATATCTCAGCCAACCCTCCCTTACAGGGACCATCTGGACCTAGAGCAATGGCCGGCCAAGTGAGCATGGGCTCCACCTACATTCACCACCATCCACCCAAGACCCGTTCCTCTGTGGGAGGTGGCAGTACAGCTTCTTCCCCTCGTGTGGTGGTGACTCAGCCCAACACCAAATATACTTTTAAAATCACCGTGTCCCCCAATAAGCCCCCAGCTGTGTCCCCAGGAGTTGTGTCACCCACCTTTGAGCCCACCAACCTCCTCAGCCTACCCCCAGACCACCACTTTGTGGAGCCCGACCCCCTCCATCTCTCAGACCCGCTTTCACCGCACATGGAGAGGCCGAGTGAGCACCGCAGGCTCAGCATGGGTTCCGATGACGCAGCGTACACACAAG CATTGTTGGTCCACCAGAAGGCCCGCATGGAGAGGCTGTGGCACGAGCTGGAGCTAAAGAAAAAGAAGCTAGAGAAGCTAAAAGAGGAAGTCAACGAGATGGAGAATGACCTGACCAGACGACGGCTTGAGAGATCCAACTCGGCCGTGCAGATTCCCTCT ATTGATGAAATGAAGCAGTTGCGGAGCAAAAACCGGTCACTCCAGATCGACATCGACTGCCTAACCAAAGAAATAGATCTCCTTCAAGCCAAAG GACCATACTTCAATCACAGTGCAATCCATAATTTTTATGACAACATTGGGTTTCTTGGTCCGGTCCCACCCAAACCCAAAGGTACTTCTTCCATAG ATGCGAGCAGTGAGAATGTGAAGCCAGCTGCcgaccaggaggaggaagagggggcgcAATGGAACTGTACGGCTTGCACCTTCCTCAACCACCCCCTTCTCAACCGCTGTGAACAGTGCGAGTTCCCACGGCACTTCTGA
- the LOC114850082 gene encoding endoribonuclease ZC3H12A-like: MDQQQQHAKVERFLKLGYSHHDIMRVLESLRQDAQTNDILEELIKTCHTHNSPKLVPRGCSPGASQARPRADREPAAGFRPVVIDGSNVAMSHGEKKVFSCQGLRLAVSWFLDRGLNDITVFVPLWRKEQSRPEAPITDQHILDELETRRILVYTPSRCVNGKRVVCYDDRYIIRLAFDNDGIIVSNDNYRDLQTENPQWKRFIEERLLMYTFANDKFMPPDDPLGRNGPTIDDFLRKKPWMPDTKQQHCPYGKKCTYGVKCKFYHPERANQSQLPVADELRAQRDRARNYSPKPGLQPEHRYAAPTTPPPSEQFIYQRDCSSPRSLQRCPSSDVDEAFSSMDSSMSRLHVQDAPYSLERLHHSYSSGVPSCSLSHDGSYNGHNCPCGGYAPQAAPSRLSLHHYPPAWSSCPAPALPSGQCSGQCLRQSHSLSRSPRVSPCNEQRTGLKHQLSTLFPQSAVERVMNDYPHVSDISKLITLIQSYRTSHISY, from the exons atggaccagcagcagcagcacgccaAGGTGGAGCGCTTTCTCAAGTTGGGCTACTCTCATCATGACATCATGCGGGTGCTGGAGAGCCTCAGGCAGGACGCGCAGACCAACGacatcctggaggagctgatAAAGACCTGCCACACTCACAACAGCCCCAAGCTGGTGCCCAGAGGCTGCAGCCCCGGCGCCAGCCAGGCCCGACCCAGAGCTGACAGGGAGCCGGCTGCTGGCTTCAGACCTGTGGTTATAGATGGAAGCAACGTGGCCATGAG CCATGGCGAAAAGAAGGTGTTCTCGTGCCAGGGCCTCCGTCTGGCCGTCAGCTGGTTCCTGGACAGAGGGCTGAACGACATCACCGTGTTCGTTCCCCTGTGGCGGAAGGAGCAGTCACGGCCCGAGGCGCCCATCACAG ATCAACACATTCTGGACGAGCTGGAGACCAGGAGGATCCTGGTGTACACGCCGTCCCGCTGCGTCAATGGGAAGAGGGTGGTGTGCTACGACGACCGCTACATCATCAGGCTGGCCTTTGACAATGACGGCATCATCGTGTCCAACGACAACTACCGCGACCTGCAGACGGAGAACCCCCAGTGGAAGAGGTTCATCGAGGAGAGGCTGCTGATGTACACCTTCGCCAACGACAA GTTCATGCCTCCAGACGATCCTCTGGGCAGAAACGGTCCCACCATCGATGACTTTCTGAGGAAGAAGCCGTGGATGCCAGacaccaagcagcagcactGTCCATACG GAAAAAAGTGCACCTACGGCGTGAAGTGCAAGTTCTACCACCCGGAGAGGGCGAACCAGTCCCAGCTCCCTGTGGCCGATGAGCTGAGGGCACAGAGGGACAGGGCCAGGAACTACTCCCCCAAGCCAGGCCTGCAGCCGGAGCACAGGTACGCAGCCCCCACCACTCCGCCACCCAGCGAGCAGTTCATCTACCAGAGGGACTGCAGCAGCCCCAGAAGCCTCCAGCGCTGCCCCAGCTCCGACGTGGACGAGGCCTTCAGCTCCATGGACAGCTCCATGTCCAGGCTGCACGTCCAGGACGCGCCCTACAGCCTGGAGCGCCTGCACCACAGCTACAGCAGCGGCGtgcccagctgcagcctcagccacGACGGCTCGTATAACGGACACAACTGCCCCTGCGGGGGCTACGCCCCCCAAGCGGCGCCGAGCAGGCTGTCCTTACACCACTACCCGCCCGCGTGGAGCTCCTGCCCGGCTCCGGCGCTGCCCAGTGGGCAGTGTTCCGGTCAGTGCCTCCGGCAGAGCCACAGCCTGTCCAGGAGCCCCCGCGTGAGCCCATGCAACGAGCAGAGGACGGGCCTGAAGCACCAGCTCAGCACGCTCTTCCCTCAGAGCGCCGTGGAGAGAGTGATGAATGACTACCCACACGTCTCAGACATATCCAAACTCATCACTCTGATCCAGAGCTACAGGACGAGCCACATCTCCTACTGA
- the ppil4 gene encoding peptidyl-prolyl cis-trans isomerase-like 4 produces MAVLLETTLGDIVIDLFTEERPKTCLNFLKLCKIKYYNYCLIHNVQRDFIVQTGDPTGTGRGGESVYSKLYGDQARFFDAEKAPRIKHRKKGTVSMVNNGNDQHGSQFLITTGENVDYLDGVHTVFGEVTEGMEVLAKINETFVDKDYVPFQDIRINHTVVLEDPFDDPPDLPVPDRSPEPTKEQLDSGRIGADESIDDTDGKGAEELEERLKEKEAKTQAILLEMLGDLPDADVKPPENVLFVCKLNPVTTDEDLEIIFSRFGTIQSCEIIRDWKTGDSLCYAFIEFDKQEDCEKAYFKMDNVLIDDRRIHVDFSQSVAKIKWKGKGGKYTKDDFKAYEKDLENRSKLALKDQVKPKQDSKYNLLIEEEEEATSHQSSERKHKEKRHHHHSGDEDGRKSKKHKESEESRRDRKKGRRRSRSRSHSRSRSHSRDREHKHSKSRSKHWKEGRDRGHSHKDRSRSRSRSRSPKKSKDKERSRYK; encoded by the exons ATGGCGGTGCTCCTTGAAACAACGTTGGGAGATAttgttattgatttatttacagAAGAAAGGCCTAAAA CTTGCCTGAACTTTCTGAAGCTATGCAAGATaaaatactacaactactgccTCATTCACAATGTCCAG agagACTTCATCGTGCAGACTGGAGATCCCACTGGCACCGGTCGTGGTGGAGAGTCTGTGTATAG caAACTGTACGGGGACCAGGCCCGTTTCTTCGATGCAGAGAAAGCACCACGCATCAAGCACAGGAAAAAGGGGACTGTGTCCATGGTAAACAATGGGAATGATCAGCATGGTTCTCAG TTCCTCATTACCACGGGGGAGAATGTGGACTACCTGGATGGAGTCCATACTGTGTTTGGAGAAGTCACAGAAGGCATGGAAGTGTTGGCCAAAATCAATGAAACCTTTGTTGACAAAGATTATGTCCCATTTCAGGATATCAG GATAAACCACACAGTTGTCCTGGAAGACCCATTCGATGACCCTCCTGACCTGCCAGTTCCCGATCGATCACCTGAACCAACCAAGGAGCAGCTTGAT AGTGGCAGAATTGGAGCAGATGAGTCGATTGACGACACTGATGGGAAAGGGGCTGAGGAGCTAGAggagaggctgaaggagaaggaggctaAGACGCAGGCCATCCTGCTGGAGATG CTCGGGGACCTCCCGGATGCAGATGTAAAGCCTCCAGAGAAcgtgctgtttgtgtgcaaaCTGAACCCAGTGACCACTGATGAGGACCTGGAAATCATCTTCTCCCGCTTTGGGACAATACAAAG CTGTGAGATCATCAGAGACTGGAAAACAGGAGATTCTCTTTGTTATGCCTTTATTGAGTTTGACAAG CAAGAGGATTGTGAAAAGGCCTATTTTAAAATGGACAATGTGCTCATAGATGACCGTCGCATTCACGTGGACTTCAGCCAGTCTGTTGCAAAGATTAAATGGAAAGGGAAAG GCGGAAAGTATACTAAGGATGATTTCAAAGCCTATGAAAAGGACCTGGAGAACCGATCTAAACTGGCTCTCAAGGATCAAGTGAAGCCTAAACAGGA TTCCAAGTACAACCTGCTGatcgaggaggaagaggaggcaacAAGCCATCAGTCATCTGAGCGGAAGCACAAGGAGAAGAGGCACCACCACCACTCAGGCGATGAGGACGGCAGGAAGTCCAAAAAGCACAAG GAAAGCGAGGAGAGTCGCAGGGACCGAAAAAAGGGGCGGCGGCGCTCTCGCTCGCGCTCGCACTCACGCTCGCGCTCCCACTCCAGGGACagggagcacaaacacagcaagtcCCGCAGCAAGCACTGGAAGGAGGGACGCGATAGAGGCCACAGCCACAAGgaccgcagccgcagccgcagccgcagccgctccCCGAAGAAGTCCAAGGACAAAGAGAGGAGCAGGTACAAATGA